In Flavobacterium okayamense, a single window of DNA contains:
- a CDS encoding acyl-CoA thioesterase, which translates to MQPKFPSDSLTTLTDLVLPGETNPLNNLFGGELLARMDRAASITARRHSRRVCVTASVNHVAFNRAIPLGSVVTVESKVSRTFNSSMEIYIDVWIEDRESGIRNKANEGIYTFVAVDETGRPVPVPAVVPQTELEQQRFDAALRRKQLSLVLAGKMNPSEATELKALFS; encoded by the coding sequence ATGCAACCAAAATTTCCTTCTGATTCATTAACAACATTAACCGATTTAGTTTTACCAGGTGAAACCAATCCATTAAATAATTTATTTGGTGGCGAACTTTTAGCACGTATGGATAGAGCTGCAAGTATTACCGCTCGTCGTCATTCGCGTAGAGTTTGTGTAACGGCTTCGGTAAATCACGTAGCGTTTAACAGAGCGATTCCATTAGGAAGTGTAGTTACTGTTGAATCTAAAGTTTCAAGAACGTTTAATTCGTCTATGGAAATTTATATCGATGTATGGATTGAAGATAGAGAATCTGGAATTCGAAATAAAGCTAATGAAGGTATTTACACTTTTGTAGCTGTTGATGAAACCGGACGTCCAGTTCCTGTTCCTGCAGTTGTTCCACAAACCGAATTAGAGCAACAACGTTTTGATGCCGCACTTAGAAGAAAACAGTTAAGTTTAGTGCTTGCTGGAAAAATGAATCCGAGTGAAGCAACCGAATTGAAAGCGTTGTTTTCATAA
- a CDS encoding SPOR domain-containing protein has protein sequence MMLDNYISDLLYRYQCVTVPGFGAFVAETVPAQVNGSAATFLPPRKIITFNSNIKNNDGLLANHIAANENVSFEKATEMIAQKVASWNYELDQRNALIFDKIGTINVNGEEKNLVFEPANTTNFLVSSFGLSQFVSPEVKREVLKQEVEVLEEKAPIIFTPERKKNNFAFVKYAAAIAVLGTVGLFGYKMHYDQQVAEQTLVVQKNVQDKLEAQIQQATFFIETPNVTAVELPVVEEKLPYHLIAGAFRSEENAEKALQMLIDQGFKAQKLEKNKYDLYPVAYGSFATLEEAEMEKQKLKSEVDAEAWLLID, from the coding sequence ATGATGCTTGACAACTACATTTCGGACTTATTATATCGTTACCAATGTGTTACGGTTCCTGGTTTTGGTGCTTTTGTTGCCGAAACGGTTCCTGCGCAAGTAAATGGCAGCGCTGCAACCTTTTTGCCACCACGAAAAATCATCACTTTTAATAGCAATATTAAAAACAACGATGGGCTTTTGGCAAACCATATTGCAGCTAATGAAAACGTAAGTTTTGAAAAAGCAACTGAAATGATTGCTCAAAAAGTAGCGTCTTGGAATTACGAATTAGATCAAAGAAACGCTCTTATTTTCGATAAAATTGGAACAATTAATGTAAATGGCGAAGAAAAGAATTTAGTTTTCGAACCTGCCAATACAACCAATTTCTTAGTAAGTTCGTTTGGATTATCACAATTTGTTTCACCAGAAGTAAAACGTGAAGTTTTAAAACAAGAAGTTGAAGTTTTAGAAGAAAAAGCGCCAATTATCTTTACACCTGAACGCAAGAAAAATAATTTCGCTTTTGTAAAATATGCAGCTGCCATTGCGGTTTTAGGAACGGTTGGTTTATTTGGATACAAAATGCATTATGACCAACAAGTAGCCGAACAAACTTTAGTAGTTCAAAAGAATGTTCAAGATAAATTAGAAGCGCAAATTCAACAAGCTACTTTTTTCATTGAAACACCAAATGTAACAGCTGTTGAACTTCCTGTTGTAGAAGAAAAATTACCATATCATTTAATTGCTGGCGCTTTTAGAAGCGAAGAAAATGCTGAAAAAGCATTACAAATGTTAATCGATCAAGGTTTTAAAGCACAAAAATTAGAAAAAAATAAATACGATTTATATCCAGTTGCTTACGGAAGTTTTGCAACACTTGAAGAAGCAGAAATGGAAAAACAAAAGCTTAAAAGTGAAGTCGATGCCGAAGCTTGGCTTTTAATAGACTAA